The Flavobacterium psychrophilum genome includes a region encoding these proteins:
- a CDS encoding orotidine 5'-phosphate decarboxylase, with protein MTAEQLYGQIQKKKSFLCIGLDVDLNKIPQHLLATEDPIFEFNKAIIDATHDLAVSYKPNTAFYEAYGLKGWMSLEKTIKYLNEKHPEVFTIADAKRGDIGNTSTMYAKAFLEDLNFNSVTVAPYMGKDSVEPFLAFKDKFTILLALTSNEGAFDFQTKIAGDEELYKTVLKTSKTWKNSENLMYVVGATKAEYFTGIRQIVPDNFLLVPGVGAQGGSLQEVCKYGMNDQVGLLINSSRGIIYASNGTDFAEKAREEALKMQQEMEALLK; from the coding sequence ATGACAGCAGAACAGCTTTACGGACAAATTCAGAAAAAGAAGTCTTTTTTATGCATAGGGTTAGATGTAGATTTAAATAAAATCCCGCAACACCTGTTGGCAACCGAAGACCCGATATTCGAATTCAATAAAGCTATTATAGATGCCACACACGACCTTGCCGTTTCATATAAACCAAATACTGCTTTTTATGAAGCTTACGGTTTAAAAGGCTGGATGTCATTAGAAAAAACCATAAAATACCTAAACGAGAAACACCCTGAAGTATTTACTATTGCAGATGCAAAACGTGGCGATATAGGTAACACCTCTACAATGTATGCCAAGGCTTTTCTTGAAGATCTTAATTTTAACTCGGTTACTGTTGCGCCTTATATGGGTAAAGACAGTGTTGAGCCTTTCCTGGCTTTTAAAGATAAATTCACCATACTACTTGCATTAACGTCAAACGAAGGTGCTTTTGATTTCCAGACTAAAATTGCAGGCGATGAAGAACTGTACAAAACAGTGCTTAAAACCTCTAAAACATGGAAAAACAGCGAAAACCTTATGTACGTGGTTGGTGCTACCAAAGCCGAATATTTTACAGGTATCCGCCAGATAGTTCCGGATAATTTTCTTCTTGTACCTGGCGTTGGCGCACAGGGTGGAAGCCTTCAGGAAGTTTGCAAATACGGCATGAACGATCAGGTAGGGTTGCTTATCAATTCGTCGAGGGGAATTATCTATGCATCTAACGGAACTGATTTTGCTGAAAAAGCAAGAGAAGAAGCTCTAAAGATGCAGCAGGAAATGGAAGCATTGCTTAAATAG
- a CDS encoding NUDIX hydrolase, whose translation MLFTEFIKYIPKIVNQQLPALTAHAKMAPLERLPTLDPEYYKANNPRRSAVMMLFYPKNEQAHLILIKRNAYPGIHSSQISFPGGKAEPEDGSLAETAVRETFEEVGVAPDDIDVVMPFTEIYIPPSNFLVAPFLGLSLNEPVFKPNPDEVVEIIQLSLDVFLDDSIVIETDMQTSYSQMIKVPAFKVDEHIVWGATAMILSELKETIKSVL comes from the coding sequence ATGCTTTTTACCGAATTTATAAAATACATACCAAAGATAGTAAATCAGCAGCTTCCGGCGCTTACTGCACATGCAAAAATGGCTCCTTTAGAGCGGCTGCCTACATTAGATCCCGAATACTATAAAGCCAATAACCCAAGACGATCGGCAGTGATGATGCTTTTTTATCCTAAAAATGAGCAGGCTCACCTTATACTTATTAAGCGTAATGCTTATCCGGGCATACATTCGTCCCAGATTTCCTTTCCGGGGGGTAAAGCCGAACCTGAAGACGGCAGTCTGGCCGAAACAGCTGTTCGCGAGACGTTTGAAGAAGTCGGTGTCGCACCCGATGATATAGATGTGGTTATGCCTTTTACGGAAATTTACATACCACCAAGCAATTTTTTAGTAGCACCTTTTTTAGGGCTTTCCCTAAACGAACCGGTATTTAAACCTAATCCTGATGAAGTTGTTGAGATTATTCAGCTTTCGCTGGATGTTTTCCTGGATGATTCTATAGTAATTGAAACCGATATGCAGACTTCTTATTCACAGATGATTAAAGTTCCGGCCTTTAAAGTAGATGAACATATTGTCTGGGGGGCTACCGCAATGATTCTTAGCGAGCTTAAAGAAACTATAAAAAGCGTACTATAG
- a CDS encoding TonB-dependent receptor, protein MALSVSAFSQDTKKDTIAEMETELKEVIVEKKKKAVERKADRTIFDFSEQSYLNSGSLMEGLKKLPGLIISDIAGMMYQGKALEVYLDGRPLNIFSNELNAYLEGMPANAIEKVEVITNPGAEFPATSGGAIINIITSKNAKKYLSATYSNGYSYTKYTDSRHRFNNSIMISAANNLFGWQIQGGQSYSDTYQKTHFTNGSTVISDNYSDASNRFYYLKTGLKFDFKKDRLLLNYDINSNNSNSDIIASGLGFATNDRNTSKRFYHDVMATYQKRFDDPLKKLDFRFNYNNNDGDMNLDSRTNGNPVIGNSSNQDYYLFKTDYSQEIEFLDNTKISAGVLAEQLDFEAYSFGLKNLDYTRTTLSAYGEGQAKNQKFDFIFGGRLESYDISGTAGSDDLIPFKQTRFFPNATIQYNLIPQVYANINYNKKIRLPNTASLNPNTTYQNPNVGFYGNPYLEPTIYDNYEVQLSAFEYFTIGYSVSDANNAIINRIITTPNGIASVTENLKSLTVRNFNFGIPLPYMLFTKGLTETLKMDFNPDEINFMYIYAGNQKQDIPGLDTKSFWNFNVMSQILLPKKIKFTVNYMTSTTGGNFNYYTIEKPFNNQADITFAKKFLSDNLSVSVYLNDVLNTNRQEYGIVGTDLNYKSRYDSRRIGFSLNYKIPTRNKLAKENNILNNDKIQENNSTIGN, encoded by the coding sequence CTGGCACTTTCTGTTTCAGCTTTTTCTCAGGATACAAAAAAAGATACGATAGCGGAAATGGAGACCGAACTAAAAGAAGTAATTGTAGAGAAAAAGAAAAAAGCTGTGGAACGTAAAGCCGACAGAACGATTTTTGATTTTTCGGAACAATCGTATCTAAACTCTGGCTCGCTGATGGAAGGCTTAAAAAAGCTTCCCGGACTTATAATTTCTGATATTGCCGGAATGATGTATCAGGGCAAAGCACTTGAAGTGTATCTGGATGGCCGACCGCTTAATATCTTTTCCAACGAACTAAATGCCTATCTGGAGGGCATGCCCGCAAACGCTATTGAAAAGGTAGAGGTAATTACGAACCCGGGTGCAGAGTTTCCCGCTACGTCAGGTGGAGCTATCATCAACATAATTACGTCGAAAAACGCAAAAAAATACCTGAGTGCCACCTACTCCAATGGTTACAGCTACACCAAATATACCGACTCAAGACATCGCTTTAATAACAGCATTATGATTAGCGCTGCTAACAACTTATTTGGATGGCAAATTCAGGGTGGGCAAAGTTATAGCGACACCTACCAAAAAACGCATTTCACAAATGGAAGTACGGTAATTTCAGATAACTATTCTGATGCTTCTAACCGTTTCTACTATTTAAAGACAGGACTGAAATTTGATTTTAAGAAAGACCGCTTACTACTTAATTATGACATTAATTCAAACAATAGTAACTCAGATATAATTGCCAGCGGTTTAGGTTTTGCAACAAATGACAGAAATACGTCAAAACGTTTCTATCATGATGTAATGGCTACCTATCAAAAACGGTTTGACGACCCGCTTAAAAAACTTGATTTCAGATTTAATTATAACAACAACGATGGCGACATGAACCTCGACTCAAGGACAAACGGCAACCCTGTTATTGGAAACAGCAGCAATCAGGATTATTACCTTTTTAAAACAGATTATTCGCAGGAGATAGAGTTTCTTGATAATACAAAAATCAGCGCAGGAGTGTTGGCAGAACAACTTGACTTTGAAGCTTACAGCTTTGGGTTGAAAAATTTAGATTATACCAGGACTACTCTGTCAGCCTATGGTGAAGGACAGGCTAAAAACCAAAAATTCGATTTTATTTTTGGAGGAAGACTGGAGTCGTATGATATAAGCGGCACTGCAGGATCTGACGATCTTATTCCGTTTAAACAGACTCGTTTTTTTCCTAATGCAACGATACAGTACAACCTAATACCTCAGGTGTACGCAAACATTAACTATAACAAAAAAATTCGTCTCCCCAATACCGCTTCATTAAACCCTAATACTACTTATCAAAATCCAAATGTAGGCTTTTACGGCAATCCGTACCTTGAACCTACCATATACGATAATTATGAAGTACAGCTTAGCGCTTTCGAATATTTTACAATCGGATACTCAGTGTCAGATGCTAACAATGCTATAATCAACAGGATAATTACCACGCCAAATGGTATTGCCAGCGTTACAGAAAATCTCAAAAGTCTAACAGTACGTAATTTCAATTTTGGAATTCCATTGCCTTATATGCTGTTTACTAAAGGCCTTACAGAAACCCTAAAAATGGACTTTAACCCTGACGAAATTAACTTTATGTACATTTATGCAGGCAACCAAAAGCAGGATATTCCGGGGCTTGACACAAAAAGTTTTTGGAACTTTAATGTAATGTCTCAGATCCTGCTTCCAAAAAAAATTAAGTTTACTGTAAACTACATGACCTCTACAACCGGTGGAAATTTCAATTACTACACAATAGAAAAACCGTTTAACAACCAGGCAGATATTACTTTTGCAAAAAAGTTCCTGTCAGATAATCTATCGGTTTCTGTATACCTAAATGATGTACTCAACACGAACAGGCAGGAATACGGTATTGTAGGAACCGACCTCAATTATAAAAGCCGTTATGACTCAAGAAGAATCGGCTTCTCGCTAAACTATAAAATCCCAACTAGAAATAAGCTTGCAAAAGAAAACAACATCCTTAATAACGACAAAATACAGGAAAACAATAGTACCATCGGTAATTAG
- a CDS encoding glycerol acyltransferase, translating to MGLFKRNPFGHILFLKKWLIRVFGILTHRRYRGFNELFVDGSEIIRALPDRNVLFISNHQTYFADVVAMFHVFNASLKGREDNIKNVGYIWYPKLNIYYVAAKETMKEGLLPRILSYAGAITVERTWRAKGQEVQREVNPNDTENIRIALEDGWVITFPQGTTKPFKPIRKGTAHIIKQHKPIVVPIVIDGFRRSFDKKGLRLKKKGILQSFIVKEPLDIDYDNETVEQIVEKIEYAIEQHPSFLKVIPPEVIEVQEELNKQRQWNY from the coding sequence ATGGGTTTATTTAAAAGAAATCCCTTCGGACATATATTATTCCTCAAAAAATGGTTAATCCGTGTTTTTGGGATACTTACGCACAGGCGCTACCGTGGTTTTAATGAACTGTTTGTTGATGGTTCTGAGATCATACGGGCGTTGCCTGACAGGAATGTTTTGTTTATATCTAATCACCAGACGTACTTTGCCGATGTAGTAGCTATGTTTCATGTGTTTAACGCAAGCCTTAAAGGCCGTGAAGACAATATTAAGAATGTTGGATACATTTGGTATCCTAAGCTTAATATTTACTACGTGGCTGCTAAAGAAACCATGAAAGAAGGTTTGTTACCGCGTATACTGTCGTATGCAGGCGCTATTACTGTAGAAAGGACATGGAGGGCCAAAGGACAGGAAGTACAACGGGAGGTGAATCCTAACGATACAGAGAATATAAGGATTGCATTGGAAGATGGATGGGTAATTACGTTTCCGCAGGGAACGACCAAGCCGTTTAAGCCTATCCGTAAGGGGACGGCACACATAATAAAGCAACACAAGCCTATTGTTGTGCCGATTGTAATTGATGGCTTTCGTCGTTCGTTTGACAAAAAAGGGCTGAGGCTGAAAAAGAAAGGTATCCTGCAGTCATTTATCGTTAAGGAACCTTTAGATATTGATTATGATAATGAAACGGTGGAACAGATCGTTGAAAAAATAGAATATGCTATTGAACAGCATCCGTCATTCCTTAAGGTAATACCGCCGGAAGTGATAGAAGTTCAGGAAGAACTGAACAAGCAAAGGCAATGGAATTATTAA
- a CDS encoding transcriptional regulator, whose product MKRRNTPAKTAILTMLKDANAALSQDMIESNIKGEMDRVTIYRVLNSFCEDGITHKILADDGKYYFALCQTCGEHKHNHDHFHFKCMGCQKVECLEENVIVSLPAGYVQKSITSWVSGYCKNCS is encoded by the coding sequence ATGAAGAGAAGGAACACCCCTGCAAAGACGGCTATTTTAACGATGTTGAAAGATGCTAATGCCGCGCTTAGCCAGGATATGATAGAATCTAATATTAAAGGCGAAATGGATCGTGTAACCATTTACCGCGTACTGAATAGTTTTTGCGAAGATGGCATTACACATAAAATACTTGCCGACGACGGTAAATACTATTTTGCGCTTTGCCAAACCTGTGGCGAACACAAACACAATCACGACCATTTTCATTTTAAGTGTATGGGCTGCCAAAAGGTAGAGTGCCTTGAAGAAAATGTAATTGTAAGCCTACCTGCAGGTTATGTTCAAAAAAGCATTACAAGCTGGGTGAGCGGGTACTGCAAAAACTGTTCTTAA
- a CDS encoding amino acid permease, translating into MKKKFILPLLLLVQIILINVLSFFPEFVERYYSNGLFPYLSRASRIFFGLFGFPVGDIIYGVAIIFIIRWLWKTRKTWKRNYRDNLLKIVGGFSVFYFLFHLLWALNYHRVPLNEKMGFDKKYTTEELIGFTKKMIAKTNEMHRQIEKNDSLKIVSPYTVEEIYHLSIVGYTDLEKQFPYFEFKHESIKSSLISTPLSYMGFGGYLNPFTNEAQVNSKLPLYGLPATACHEMSHQIGYASESEANFIGYMAATYNKDLYFKYSGYTLALKYCLRNINKLDEKQAKELMPTILPGVVANFKESEAFNKKYESFVETIFEYFYDNFLKANKQEDGLEGYSKFVGLLVNYYRDKEL; encoded by the coding sequence ATGAAGAAAAAATTTATACTGCCGCTGCTTCTGCTTGTGCAGATTATCCTTATAAACGTACTGTCATTTTTTCCTGAATTTGTAGAACGTTATTATAGTAACGGACTCTTCCCCTACCTGAGTAGGGCATCGCGCATCTTTTTTGGCCTTTTTGGCTTTCCTGTTGGTGATATCATCTATGGTGTTGCCATTATTTTTATTATCAGATGGCTATGGAAAACCCGGAAGACATGGAAACGGAACTATAGAGATAACCTACTAAAGATCGTAGGCGGATTTTCTGTCTTCTACTTTTTATTCCATTTGCTTTGGGCGCTGAATTACCATCGTGTTCCACTGAACGAGAAAATGGGGTTCGATAAAAAATACACCACCGAAGAACTTATTGGCTTTACCAAAAAGATGATCGCCAAAACCAATGAAATGCACAGGCAGATCGAAAAAAACGACAGCCTTAAAATTGTTAGTCCTTACACGGTTGAAGAAATTTACCATCTTTCTATAGTAGGCTACACCGATCTGGAAAAACAATTCCCCTATTTCGAGTTTAAGCACGAGAGTATTAAATCGTCACTTATAAGCACACCTTTATCCTATATGGGATTTGGCGGTTATCTTAATCCGTTTACCAATGAGGCACAGGTAAACAGCAAACTTCCCCTTTACGGACTGCCTGCCACTGCCTGCCACGAAATGTCGCACCAGATCGGTTATGCCAGCGAAAGCGAAGCCAACTTTATCGGATACATGGCAGCAACTTATAATAAAGACCTGTATTTTAAATATTCTGGTTATACCCTTGCCCTTAAATACTGCCTTCGTAATATCAACAAACTGGACGAAAAACAGGCCAAAGAATTAATGCCTACAATACTTCCCGGGGTGGTTGCCAACTTTAAGGAAAGCGAAGCTTTCAACAAAAAATATGAATCGTTTGTAGAAACGATATTTGAATATTTTTACGATAATTTCTTAAAAGCAAACAAGCAGGAAGACGGGCTTGAAGGCTACAGTAAATTTGTAGGGCTTTTGGTAAATTATTACAGGGATAAAGAATTATAA
- a CDS encoding pyridine nucleotide-disulfide oxidoreductase: protein MQTQHDVIIIGGSYSGLAAAMALGRASRNVLIIDSGEPCNRQTPHSHNFLTQDGETPAAISTKAREQVLAYPTVTFVEGKAIKAIKTKNGFGVATEDGKNFSGIKLLIATGVKDVMPDIEGFAECWGISVIHCPYCHGYEVKAQKTALMANGPMAEHFLPVLLQWTKDLTLFTNGKAILSDEFLIKLKQHKIEVIQTEIESLQHNKGYMESITLKTGEVHEIKVMYAKIPAVQHTFIPEDLGCEINEQGYITVDDFKRTTVDGVFASGDCTTMMRAVAMAIEGGMKAATVINNEMCIASF from the coding sequence ATGCAGACACAACACGACGTAATAATAATTGGCGGAAGCTATTCCGGCCTCGCCGCAGCAATGGCACTTGGCCGTGCATCACGAAATGTATTGATAATAGACAGCGGCGAACCCTGCAACAGGCAGACGCCCCATTCCCACAATTTCTTAACACAGGATGGTGAAACACCTGCCGCTATTTCGACAAAGGCCAGAGAACAGGTATTGGCCTACCCTACTGTAACTTTTGTTGAAGGAAAGGCAATTAAAGCAATTAAAACCAAAAACGGTTTTGGCGTAGCCACAGAAGATGGCAAAAATTTTTCAGGCATCAAATTGCTTATTGCTACCGGTGTAAAAGATGTTATGCCGGATATTGAAGGGTTTGCCGAATGCTGGGGGATATCTGTAATTCACTGTCCGTATTGCCACGGGTACGAAGTTAAAGCACAAAAAACGGCACTTATGGCAAATGGCCCTATGGCCGAGCATTTTCTCCCCGTACTTTTACAATGGACAAAAGACCTTACGCTCTTTACGAACGGCAAAGCAATTTTAAGCGACGAATTTCTTATCAAATTAAAGCAACACAAAATAGAAGTTATACAAACAGAAATTGAAAGCCTTCAGCACAATAAAGGTTATATGGAAAGCATAACGCTTAAAACCGGAGAGGTTCACGAAATTAAAGTTATGTATGCTAAGATACCGGCTGTTCAGCATACTTTTATTCCGGAAGACCTTGGCTGTGAAATAAACGAGCAGGGATATATAACTGTTGACGATTTTAAAAGAACTACTGTTGACGGCGTTTTTGCATCGGGTGATTGCACGACCATGATGCGTGCTGTGGCTATGGCAATAGAAGGTGGAATGAAAGCTGCAACTGTTATAAACAACGAAATGTGCATTGCCAGCTTCTAA
- a CDS encoding peptide chain release factor 1 — protein sequence MLDRLQIIKQRFDEVSDLIIQPDVISDQKRYVQLNKEYKDLKALAEKREEYLKLMGNMKEANEIISDGSDAEMVEMAKMELDEAKERLPQLEEEIKFLLIPKDPEDAKNVMVEIRAGTGGDEASIFAGDLFRMYTKYCEDKGWRTSVVDMNEGTSGGFKEVIFEVTGDDVYGTLKFEAGVHRVQRVPQTETQGRVHTSAATVMVLPEAEEFDVQIDMNDVRIDFFCSSGPGGQSVNTTKSAVRMTHVPTGLVAQCQDEKSQHKNKDKALQVLRSRLYEMELAKKQEIDAAKRTSQVSSGDRSAKIRTYNYSQGRITDHRIGLSMFDLDGFMNGNIHKMIDELQLVNNTEKLKESEY from the coding sequence ATGTTAGACAGGTTACAGATAATAAAACAGCGTTTTGATGAGGTTTCTGATCTTATCATCCAGCCGGATGTAATTTCCGACCAGAAACGCTATGTGCAGCTTAACAAAGAATATAAAGATCTTAAGGCACTTGCCGAAAAGCGTGAGGAATATCTTAAGCTTATGGGTAACATGAAAGAAGCTAACGAAATCATCTCTGATGGCAGCGATGCCGAGATGGTTGAAATGGCGAAGATGGAGCTTGATGAGGCGAAAGAAAGACTTCCGCAGCTTGAAGAGGAAATTAAATTCCTATTGATACCTAAAGATCCTGAAGATGCTAAAAACGTAATGGTTGAGATACGTGCCGGTACCGGTGGCGATGAAGCCAGTATTTTTGCAGGCGATCTTTTCAGGATGTATACAAAATATTGCGAAGACAAAGGTTGGAGAACTAGTGTTGTAGATATGAACGAAGGTACTTCGGGTGGTTTTAAAGAGGTTATCTTTGAAGTTACCGGAGACGATGTTTACGGAACCCTTAAGTTTGAAGCAGGTGTACACCGTGTACAACGTGTACCTCAAACGGAGACACAAGGGCGTGTTCACACTTCTGCTGCAACAGTAATGGTACTTCCGGAAGCTGAAGAATTTGACGTACAGATTGATATGAACGATGTTCGTATTGACTTCTTCTGTTCATCAGGTCCCGGTGGGCAGTCGGTAAATACGACGAAATCTGCCGTTCGTATGACGCACGTTCCTACAGGACTTGTGGCTCAGTGTCAGGATGAAAAATCCCAGCACAAGAATAAGGACAAAGCACTTCAGGTACTACGCTCACGTTTATACGAGATGGAACTTGCCAAAAAACAGGAAATTGATGCTGCAAAGCGTACTTCTCAGGTAAGTAGTGGTGACCGTTCGGCTAAGATCCGTACGTACAACTACTCTCAGGGACGTATTACAGATCACAGGATTGGATTAAGTATGTTCGACCTTGATGGTTTCATGAACGGAAACATTCACAAAATGATCGATGAACTTCAGTTAGTCAACAATACAGAAAAGCTGAAAGAAAGCGAATATTAA
- a CDS encoding RNA polymerase subunit sigma-70, whose amino-acid sequence MNPDLEKSFVTQLQENQNLIHKICRLYTDSEDAHKDLFQEITIQLWKAFPQFRGDSKFTTWAYRVGLNTAITLYRKKTKSINTIEFDSKFHKIDQDEYNYEEEEHIKLLYQAVQQLNDIEKALVFMYLEDKDYSEIAETLGISEVNARVKMNRIKGKLKNILNP is encoded by the coding sequence ATGAATCCAGATCTGGAAAAATCTTTTGTGACACAGCTTCAGGAAAATCAAAACCTGATTCACAAAATATGCAGGCTCTACACAGATAGTGAAGATGCCCACAAAGACCTGTTTCAGGAAATTACAATACAACTCTGGAAAGCCTTTCCTCAATTTAGGGGCGACTCTAAATTTACTACATGGGCTTACCGTGTAGGGCTTAATACCGCCATTACCTTATACCGTAAAAAAACGAAGTCCATTAATACTATTGAATTTGACAGCAAATTTCATAAGATAGACCAAGACGAATACAATTACGAAGAAGAAGAGCATATTAAACTACTGTACCAGGCCGTACAGCAGCTTAATGATATTGAAAAAGCACTGGTATTTATGTACCTTGAAGATAAAGATTATAGCGAGATTGCCGAAACACTGGGTATTAGCGAGGTTAACGCCCGCGTTAAAATGAACAGGATTAAAGGCAAGCTTAAAAACATATTAAATCCGTAA
- a CDS encoding aminoacyl-histidine dipeptidase (catalyzes the hydrolysis of Xaa-His dipeptides), with translation MSQEIRNLEPKALWNKFADLNAVPRPSKKEERVIAFMKDFGKQLGLETIEDEVGNVIIKKPATKGMENRKTIVMQSHLDMVHQKNAATVFDFDTQGIDMYMDGDWVRAKGTTLGADNGLGVATIMAILESTDIPHPAIEALFTIDEETGMTGAMGLKGGLLDGEILLNLDTEEDDEIDIGCAGGVDVTATRDYHEEDVPENSVGYTITVNGLNGGHSGMDIDKGLGNANKIMNRLLFDSFENFGLQIAEINGGSLRNAIPRESVATVIISEIFDEAFVFDMLEVINDIKAEYKTTEPNLAITIEKGELPAKVMELGVQEGLIRAMYAALNGVYRMSADMADLVETSNNIARVIVKDGTIHVGCLTRSSVESSKFDLANSLRSTFELIGCEVTFGGSYPGWTPNVNSPILEVLKEIYEKQNGTKPAVVACHAGLECGILGTNYPDMDMISFGPTIKGAHSPDERASIKSAQKYWKFVLEILENIPVKA, from the coding sequence ATGAGCCAGGAAATAAGGAACCTTGAGCCTAAAGCGCTCTGGAACAAATTTGCCGATCTAAATGCGGTACCGCGCCCTTCTAAAAAAGAAGAAAGGGTAATTGCTTTCATGAAAGACTTTGGTAAGCAATTAGGCCTTGAAACCATTGAGGACGAAGTTGGTAACGTTATCATTAAAAAGCCTGCCACCAAAGGCATGGAAAACCGTAAGACTATTGTTATGCAGAGCCACCTTGATATGGTGCACCAAAAAAATGCAGCTACGGTATTTGATTTTGATACTCAGGGTATAGATATGTATATGGATGGCGACTGGGTACGTGCTAAAGGCACAACGCTTGGTGCCGATAACGGTCTTGGTGTTGCCACTATTATGGCGATACTTGAAAGCACTGATATTCCGCATCCTGCTATAGAGGCTCTATTTACTATAGATGAAGAAACAGGTATGACAGGTGCAATGGGCCTTAAAGGCGGATTGCTGGACGGAGAGATCCTTCTTAACCTGGATACTGAAGAAGATGATGAAATTGATATTGGCTGTGCCGGTGGTGTAGATGTTACTGCTACACGCGATTATCACGAAGAGGATGTTCCTGAAAATTCTGTTGGGTATACTATCACTGTAAACGGACTTAACGGAGGGCACTCGGGTATGGATATCGATAAGGGTTTAGGTAATGCCAACAAAATAATGAACCGCCTGTTGTTTGACAGCTTCGAGAACTTCGGACTTCAGATTGCTGAAATTAATGGTGGAAGCCTTCGTAATGCTATTCCTAGGGAGAGTGTTGCAACGGTTATTATCTCTGAAATTTTTGATGAAGCTTTTGTATTCGACATGCTGGAGGTTATTAACGATATAAAAGCCGAATACAAAACTACTGAACCTAATCTGGCTATTACCATAGAAAAAGGTGAACTGCCTGCTAAGGTTATGGAACTGGGGGTTCAGGAGGGGCTTATTCGTGCGATGTATGCTGCTCTTAACGGCGTGTACCGTATGAGTGCAGATATGGCTGACCTTGTTGAAACGTCTAACAACATTGCAAGGGTTATTGTTAAAGACGGTACTATCCATGTAGGTTGTTTAACACGTTCGTCAGTTGAAAGTTCTAAGTTTGACCTTGCCAATTCGCTTCGCTCTACATTTGAGCTTATTGGCTGCGAGGTTACTTTCGGAGGTTCGTACCCCGGATGGACACCAAACGTTAACTCTCCGATACTTGAAGTATTAAAAGAGATCTACGAAAAACAAAACGGAACTAAACCTGCTGTTGTCGCCTGCCATGCCGGACTTGAGTGTGGTATATTAGGTACTAATTACCCTGATATGGATATGATATCTTTTGGTCCTACGATCAAAGGGGCTCACTCTCCGGACGAAAGAGCAAGTATTAAATCGGCTCAGAAATACTGGAAATTTGTTCTGGAAATTTTAGAGAATATTCCGGTTAAGGCATAA
- a CDS encoding transcriptional regulator codes for MFDFRLKVFHTAAKRLSFTKAAEELFITQPAVTKHIHETERHFNVKLFDRNGTKIKLTEAGVLLLHHTEKLFEVYRDLEFSINELSGHHGGILRIGASTTAAQYILPPILAAFHKRYADVKVVLTAYNTELVEQALERNEIDLGIIEGDSKNASFKYDPFVKDELVAVVKKTHPLLKKASITKDDLLKTPVVLRESGSGTLEVVANVLKKINISLPQLTVEMQLGSSESMKLYLQNSETVAFLSVYAIAQELKQNQLAVLDVEGLSIKRYFYFIRRHGQPGQLPNVFIDFALSYNFK; via the coding sequence ATGTTTGATTTCAGGCTCAAGGTTTTTCATACTGCTGCCAAGCGCTTAAGTTTTACTAAAGCCGCCGAAGAGCTATTTATAACCCAACCTGCGGTTACCAAACACATCCATGAAACCGAACGCCATTTCAACGTAAAGCTTTTTGATCGTAACGGCACAAAAATAAAACTTACCGAAGCCGGAGTCCTGTTGCTGCACCATACCGAAAAACTTTTTGAAGTATACCGCGACCTTGAGTTCAGCATAAACGAACTTTCCGGGCATCATGGCGGTATTTTACGTATTGGTGCAAGTACCACTGCAGCACAATATATACTGCCACCCATATTGGCGGCTTTTCATAAAAGATATGCCGATGTAAAAGTTGTGCTTACCGCCTATAATACAGAATTAGTAGAACAGGCTTTGGAAAGAAACGAAATAGACCTTGGTATTATTGAAGGCGATTCTAAAAACGCTTCTTTTAAATATGATCCATTTGTGAAAGATGAGCTTGTGGCAGTAGTAAAGAAAACGCATCCACTGTTAAAAAAGGCATCAATAACCAAAGATGACTTGCTTAAAACTCCGGTGGTGCTTCGTGAAAGCGGGTCGGGTACGCTTGAAGTTGTTGCCAATGTGTTGAAGAAGATAAATATTTCGCTGCCTCAGCTAACGGTTGAAATGCAATTGGGGAGTTCTGAAAGTATGAAGCTGTACCTGCAAAATTCTGAAACCGTGGCATTTCTTTCGGTATATGCAATTGCTCAGGAATTAAAGCAGAATCAGCTGGCGGTTCTGGATGTAGAAGGCCTTTCTATAAAACGCTATTTTTATTTTATTCGCAGGCATGGACAGCCGGGACAATTACCCAATGTTTTCATTGATTTTGCACTGTCTTATAACTTTAAGTAA